Sequence from the Thermocoleostomius sinensis A174 genome:
TCAGGGCGATCGCTTCTGGCGGAGCACCACGCACACCAGCAAAGTTAAAAGAATGATGGGATTGATATACCAAGACTGCCCCAACCAGGTAGAACAGCATAGCCACATTACTGACAAACAAATAGCGCAAGCCTACCCAGATTGATCGATCGCTGCGGGAATAAGCGATTAACAAGAACGCGGCAATACTAATGACCTCTAGGGCAACATACAGACTAATAAAGTCTGAACAAACAAACGTCGCATTAACGCTACCGTGCAAAATAATGGTTTGAGCATAAAAAAAGGGGGACTTACCACTGTACCAGCAGTAGAGAATTACCGAGGCCGTCACCAGCGCATTCGTTAAGATAAAGTAACCGCTCAATGCGTCAATCATCAGGGTGACGCCGAAATGATCGAGTAGTTCCAACGTCAATGACGATCGATCGACAAACAATGACATTGCATATGCGCCAGATGCAACAGCCATGCCCAGGGCCAACCATCGATCGAGCTTGGGTAGCAGATAAATGAGGAATCCTACAAAAAACGGTAGGGCAATCCAGACAATCGTCAACGTGCTAGTCATGGTGTGCTCAGGGCGTATTGTTCTTCTCGATCTCGCGGCTTTCCAAGGTTGGATTTTCCCGTGCCAACTTCATGACGCCAACGAGCATGAGAGCTTGAATGGAAAACCCAATGACGATCGCCGTTAGGATCACAGCCTGGGGGACTGGATCAGAATAAGCGACAGGTTCAACCGTTGCAGTCGAGGCGATGGGTGTGAAAAAGCCTTCTCGTGCTGCAATCAACACGTAATAGGCAATGACACCCGTACTCATGACATCCATGGAGATGATTTTCATCACCAGGTTTTTTTTGAAGATAATGCCAAAAAAGCCACACAGAATGGTGGCAAATACACATGCTTCTAACACGAGACTTGCCTGTTGGGGTAGGGGGAACTAGAAGGCCTTGCGATCGCCGCAAAGCAGTACTCTAAATGCAGAAAGTCACTATATCCTTTCCCGAAACTGATTTCAGCGATCGGATTTTAGAGACTTTTCATAGATTTAATTCAATGGAACTGCTTGTTTAACTAGATTTATATCTATAATACGGCACAACTGCTTCTATAGTTCGTGAAATCTAAATTCATTTGAAACAAATTTTTCTCAAGCCTTTTAGACTCTGCTTGTTGAAGTAGAAACTTAATTAAGCCCTGGCTTTTAGGGTTTATATTACTTAGAATTATGGGTTAAATAAGAGCGGAGAATTATATAGATCGGGGAATTGATAGCTGGTGCAGGCAATGGCGATGCGTGCTCCTGCTATCAATCGCTAAAGCTGCCACCAGAAATCAATGCTACGATCATCGCCTCTACGGACTGGCTTGGGAATTATTGCTATTCTGCCATCTAGGACAATCGTCGTTTGTAGTCGTTGTAGTCAAACACTCGAATTAATTCAAACTGATTATCCGCACGCATTATGCCGATCGATGGATGTTTGATGCCATTGAAGCAAGAGGTTTTCACCATCGTGTAGTGAATCATATCTTCAAATAGAACGGTGTCACCCACCTCAAGCGGCGTTGCAAAGTAGTAATCACCCATGCCCATCACATCTCCAGCTAAACAGGTCAACCCACCCATGCGATAGGTGGGTTCTCCAGGCTGCGGATCGCGAGCACCCCGGATGCGCGGCTTGTAGGGCATTTCCAAGCAATCGGGCATATGGGCTGTAAAGGACACGTCTAGCATGGCGATCGTCGGACCGGGGGTGGGAATCAAATCCAGTACGGTGGCCCGCAGAAACCCCGTTTCCCAAGCGATGGCGGAACTGGGTTCCAAATAGATTTGCAACTGTGGATATCGCTGTTTAAAGTCTGTGATGAGATCGACTAAGTGATCAACATCGTAGCCTTGGCGAGTCATCAAATGCCCACCGCCTAGGTTAAGCCAGCGAATCTGAGGTAGATGGTGTCCAAATCGCCGTTCAATTTGCTTTAGGGTTTCTGCAAGGGCAAAGGAATCGCTCTCGCATAGGTTATGACAATGCAAGCCCTCAATACCCTTTGGCAAGGTATTGCCCAACGTTTCTGCCCGGATACCCAACCGAGACAGGGGTGCAGCCGGGTTATAGATATCCTGCTCTACGGGCGAATATTCGGGATTGATACGCAAACCGGGAGAGAGGTTCGCGGCGATCGTCCGGTTTTTGAACCGCTGCCACTGGCTCAGGGAATTAAAGGTGATGTGGGTGGCATTCTGGATCAGATCGGCAAATTCAGCGTCCTGGTAGGCGGGCAAATATAAATGCAGATCGCCACCAAATTCCTCTCGCACCAAATTGGCTTCAAACAGAGAGCTAGCTGTAGCCCCCTTTAAGTAGCGTTTGACAATAGGAAAGGCGCTGAACATGGCAAATCCTTTCAGCGCCAACAATACCGTGATGCCTGCCCGCTGCTGCACAGAATCAATTAGTTCCAGATTGTGAATCAGCTTGACCTCTTCCAGAACATAGCACGGTGAAGGAATATGCGAATCTATCATCGATCGATCACGCAACCTCGAACTCAGATGGCTGATTGATTACCTCATGCCAAGGTAAGCCGAAACTGCCTAACTTTTCCAAAAATGGATCAGGATTCAGTTGCTCGACGTTAAAGACTCCAGCTTCGCTCCACTGACCTGTCAGCACCATTAAGGCTCCCAACATAGCAGGTACACCTGTGGTATAGGAAATGGCCTGTGCTCCTACTTCACGATAGGCAGCCGCATGGTCGCAGTTGTTGTAAATATAGTACGTCTTTTCCTGCCCGTCCTTGATGCCGCGAATGTGACAGCCGATCGAGGTTTGCCCCTCGTAATTTTCGCCCAGCTTAGACGGTTGCGGCAGTACTGCTTTCAAAAATTGTAGCGGGACGATCTTATGCCCTTCATAGTCAACCGGATCGATGCGAGTCATGCCGACGTTTTGCAACACGCGCAGATGCGTTAGATACGTCTCAGAAAAAGTCATCCAAAAGCGTACTCGCTTCAGCGTTGGGATGTGTTTAACGAGAGATTCTAGTTCTTCGTGATAGAGCAGGTAGGACGATCGCGATCCAATGTCAGGATAGGTAATCGATCGCTGCATTGAGAAAGGTTCGATCTCAATCCACTGACCATTCTCATAATAGCGACCCTTCTGGGTGATTTCGCGAATATTGATTTCTGGGTTAAAGTTGGTTGCAAACAAATGTCCGTGATTGCCCGCATTGCAATCCACAATGTCGAGATAGTGAATTTCGTCGAAATGGTGTTTCAGCGCGTAGGCTGTAAAGATACCTGTAACACCTGGATCAAATCCACATCCTAACACTGCCATGATTCCCGCTTGCTTGTAGCGTTCATGATACTCCCATTGCCATTTGTATTCAAACTTGGCTTCATCGGGCGGTTCATAGCTAGCGGTATCAAGGTAGTGTACGCCTGTCTCTAAACAAGCATCCATAATTGGTAGATCTTGATAGGGCAGCGCCACATTGATGACGATATCGGGTTGAAAATCACGAATCAAGGCGACGACTTCGTTGGACTGGTTGGCATCTACTTGGGCCGTTGCCAGAAACGGGTGATCGATCGATTGAGCAATTGCATCGCATTTTTCCTTGGTGCGGCTGGCCAGCAGAATCTTGGAAAATACTGATTCAGCCTGAGCACACTTATGGGCAACAACGTTGCCCACACCTCCTGCACCAATAATGAGAACTTTAGACATATCACCCCCTGTGATGAATTCGATCGGGTTTAGTTGGATAAACTGGGTCTGATTGAGACCAGACTCTTTATCATCGCACAAGCATCCTTGCTCATGCACTATTTTTCTACAGTTGTGGCTGTGATAAGCTCATCAGATTGCAGAGTTTGTAGACAGTTCGCGCTCCTACATTGCCGTCCCACTCGTCATTTCCAACTTCTGAGACATCAAATCCAATGATGGTGCGATCGCTGTTGACAACTTCACGGAACAAGCAAAAGGTTTGTTCCAGTTCCAGCCCGCCCGGAACAGGTGTGCCTGTATGAGGACAAAGCTTTGGATCGAGGCCATCGACATCGAAACTAATATAAACGTGTTGCGGCAGGTCTGCCACAATTTGTTGGCAAAGGTCTATCCAGGAAGCTCCACCATACAGCTTTTGTTTTAGTACCGGATCATAGTGGGCTGTAATGCGCCCCTGGGACTGGTTAATGACCTCAACTTCGTCATGGCACAGATCGCGAATGCCCACTTGCACTAGCTTCGATACCTGTGGTAAGTCTAGAACGTTGTACATGATAGAGGCATGGGAAAAGGTGAAGCCCTCGTAAGCTTGCCGCAAATCTGCATGGGCATCAATGTGCAAAATTCCGAATGCTGGATACTGGTCAGCCAGGGCTTGAATGCAGCCCAGTGGCACACTGTGATCGCCACCAATGACAGCCGGGCGCTTTCCTTGCTGTAGTGCGGCTCGAACTTGCTCATACAACCAGCGATTCAGCGATCGGCATTCGTCATTAATTCGATCGAGTACAGCCTTGAGTTTTGGATGATCGGCCACAGAGCCGCCTTGTTCTAAGTGATCAATCAGGTGCGCCGCTTGTTCTCGCAACGTATGGCTAGTTTGCAGAATCGATTCAGAAATCGCTGGCATGAAAATGCCATGTTTCCAACCATCAGGATAGTCAAAGTCGTACAGATCGAGTTGGCGCGATGCGTTGAGTACCGCTTGGGGGCCCTGTGCCGTCCCTGCTCCATAGGAAACCGTCACTTCCCAAGGCACGCCAAACACGATCGTCTCAGCAGTATTGTAGTCAAACGGTAGTCCTAGCAGGTTGCCGTTGTCTAACCCAATACCACTGGGATTAAACGCAGAAAAAGAATGGTCGATCGCAGTCATTGGCCAGTTGCTTTGATTCAAGAAACAGGAGTCCAGCCCCCTTTGATTTGTGCTAGACCCACTCGTAATTTTAAAGCTTTTACTGGTTGTGTTGGGGAGGGGTGGCGATCGGTCAGCGGAGCCTAGGGTTGAATCCGAGACAGGGCTTGCCAATCGCGAACAGTGGCATCTTTCCACAACCAGTTGCGCTGAAGCACATCTGCCCGGAAGTTGTTGGGATCTTGTTGCTGCACCATCTGGTAAAGCCTAGCGGCTTTGCGAATCAGATTCTCTTGCTGTGCAGGCGACTGACCGATCGAAGCATCCCACAATGCCAAGGCAATTCCTGCATAAACCGTCAACCGCTCTTGGAGGGCTGTCTCTTCAGCCGCAACCATGTTAGCTGAACTAGTATCAGCAGCGGCCAAGGTCACAGCAGGCGCTTGCTCCAGGGTATTCAACGCCCTGTTCCAGGTTTGCATGGCTCGCAGTGGTTGATTTTCTGCATAATAGGCAAATCCCAAAGCTTCCTGATACTTAGGATTATCGGGAGCCGCATTAGCCGCCAGTTCCCAATAGCGACGCGCATCGGCTAGCGTGTGCACAGGACTACCCGTATCAATTCCCTGCCAGGACAAGCGCCCCCAGAGGTAGTTAATCTCCGGCGTATCTACGCTGGTCGGAACGGCTGCCAAGGCTTCAGCAGCAGCCTGAAGCTCGCCTCGATCGAGCAAGGCAGTAACAGCCGCTTCACCCTCAGCATATTGTTGACGGCGAAAATGGTTGATGGCAAAGGTTTTTACTGCTTCCGAATCCGCTGTTTGTAGGTTAAGAGACCCAACAATGGGCAGCGAAGAGTTGTCTGGAAACTGAAGCCCTAGACCGCCACTTTGAATTTGAGAATATGACCAAATACCGATCGCCACAACTGCCGCTGCACTCAAGGTTCCTACTACTGGCTTAAGCAGCCGTCGCCGGGCTGAAAGGGGTTCTGTCTGATTGGATTCAACCGCTGTAGGAGTTGCCACGGCTAAGGGAGCCGCCTCTGGTTGCCGTTCTGCAATCACCGCTGTGGGAGGTTTGTCTTGCTGCATTACCGGATTAGCAACAGGCGCAGAGGTGGGTTTAGCAACAGGCATAGCCACAGGAGCAAGGGGAGAAGCCGTTGATCCGGGCAAGGCAGCATCAGAGGAAGACAGTTGCCGCAATAAGTCTGCGACAAGGCTGGCATCTTCTTCGTATGTCTGCTCTAAGTCTGCTGTGTCGTTAGTCCAATCTGAAGCTTGATGGGTTGATGTTAAAGATGGCTGTACCGTATCATACGGCGATCGTGCTGGCCAGACAGGACGGGATATAGGCATTCCATCTTCAGCCCCGGTGAGGGAGAACGCCCCATAGAGTTGTGGCAGCAGCACCAACCGCTCAGCCGGGTTCGCCACGGGTTGAATTGGAATCACATAGCCATCAAATTCCGGATGCAAGTATAGAACCGGGAGGGCCCAATACAGTTGATGCGAGCTATAGGCTGAGATCAAGCCTTGACGCGCCCGGCTTAAGCTGAGATCGATCGGATAGCCCAATTTCAAGTTGCGATAGAACAGCCAGGTTAGCGTCAACGCCACATTGTCTGGAATTTGTTCGGCCATGGCCAGCACTGCCGGAATACCGCGACTGACCAAAGTTTCGGCCAAGTTGCGCTCCTGTGGCTGATTAGAGTTGGACGCAGCCGTGTAGGCCCCTCGGCAGGAGTTAAACACCGCTAAACGAATGCCATTATTGACCAATAGCCCAGCTAAATCGTTGCCAGTCAGAATTTCTGTCAAGCCAGTGCGAGGGTTCACCAGGTACAGACTCCCGCCGTTTGCCCCTAAATCACTATGACCTGCATAATGAAGAACCTGATAGCGACCTTGTTCCAGTGCTTGCGTCAGTTGTTCACGTCCGGGTTGCTTCAGAATCGTCAGTTGCACATCCGGTAAAGGGGTCGCTACCGCATCGGGTGTTGGAGCCACTTGATTTTGCAATTCTTGCTGAAGGCGGGTAGCTTCCTGTTCTAGTTTCAGGCGTTCGCGATCGGTTGGAGCGGCAATCACCATCAGTACCCGCAACGGCTGATTAGGCTCTGGGGTTGAGATCAAACTTTCCACAGCCAACCGTACATTGGGCTGATAGCGCGAAAAAATCACATGGGTGCCTGCGGTCAGCGGACGAGAAGCGGCTCCCACGCTGCCTGGTTGTCGTTCGGCCGGAGTATCGTTAGCATAGAGCACTTCCCACGGCAACCGCAGCACTTGCTGCCCCTTCAGTCCTAACCGCAGCCGCAGTGTTTCGTTGCGATGCTGGGCAATGCCTTGGGCTGTCACCCAACTATCGCGCAACGTGCCTTGAAATAGTGCACTATAAAGCTGCTGACCAAGCTCAACCAAGCTGAACGACGGATGCGAGTCTGGTAATCCTACACTGGATGAAACACCGTTAGGTAATGAGACGGTCGAGGACAAGCCGGAGCGATCGCGCAGGGTACTAGCCGGAGCGTGACCTTGCAGCAGTCCCATCAGCGGATCGTTCATAAGTTGACGGGCTTGAACCAGCCATTTCTCGATCGGCCATCGAACTTGCTCTTCAGCCAGCGGCACTCCGGGTGCAACACGCTCGGTTCGCACTAGGTATTCATCTTGTCCAACTGGGGTTACAGAGATATCAAATTCTTGAGTCACGGGATTAGCGCACTCCTCGCTCTAGCACATACACCTTACTGATGGATTCACTCGCAAATCGCCAGTTCCGAACGGAGCCTTAGACAATCTGTAGCGATCGCTCTCACTCACTTGTTCTCGATCGATCGGAAATTTTCAGGAACTTTTCCAAATCAACGCTTGCCAGAATGAGATGAGGGTCTATCTCATTATGAACAGCCTTTGTTTCTATCTCCACCCAACGGCAGAGAATTGGTCAATTCTTTAAGACGAAGCCGATTTCAAAAAGTTACCTCTTTGGAAAGATTTTTAAAATCGATTTCTACAAAAATTTCCGGACGTTAACTGGCTGCTTTAGAACAGTGAAGTGGTAGATGCACCCTGATTCGATACCCCTGGCTCACTAGTTGGGTCGGGGGATTCTTTATTCCTGGATCTTAACCTCTGGATTGACTGCACTGGTATTATTCCCGGATGGACTAATTTCTTAGCCTCCAAAATCTATTTCACAGAATCGTAATCCTTTGTTACAATCAGCAAAAGTAACGAAAGGATTGGAAATATGCCCTATACAACTGAAGACGGTGGACGTTTAAATAATTTTGCTGTAGAACCCAAAGTCTATAAAGCTGAGCCACCGACGCAAAAGCAAAAAGTTCAGTACTTAATTATGGGACTGGGTGCTGTAGCACTGGTAGGCGGACTGTTGGTGATTGCGGTCTCTGTTTCCTAGAGAGATGGAAGCCGTTTAGCGCTGCCCCAACCCCGATAAATTAATCTGGTTTTCATAGAACGACCGTCGTTATTGTAGCCAGGTAGCCATGATTCAGGTGCCTGGTTTTTGAGTTGTTGAGGATTAGACAAGCTAGACTTCAGACCGGCTGAACGGGGTGGGTTGAGTTGAGGCTGTGGTGGAAATGCCATTGGGCGACTCATCGGAGTCCTGAATGCGATCGCTGTTGCGGATAGCTTGCAGCAGCAGATGGTTGAGAACGGTTCGCACGGTAATGATGGCGGCTAGTTGAGCAATATCCTCCCAGCGGCTAGAATTCATGGTCTTTAGAATTGTGGCCCCCACCAAAAAGCTTAGCCCCAGCGAAAAGGCATACCCCATCGTCAAACGGCTTTGTTGAAACGCTTCTGCGGAAGGCAGGTGAGTGATCAGTCCTCTAAGATAAATCAGCAAGGCACGGCTGACTCCAACGGCAATGACAAACAGCGCCAGTAGTTGACAAACGCTAATCAGGATGATGTCTAAGCGCTTGACGATTGTGGCTGCTAGGCTTCCAACTGCTTCTAGATCCATTTTGTTGTGCCCCTCTAATCATTCCTGAGTCTAGCGTTGATCTGTGGCAGACGGTGAGCGCCTAATTTCTGCTTCAACTTGGATATTTTGAATCAACCGAGCATAGGTTTCAGACGGTCGATCGCCTAAATGGTCGATCATCAAGCGATCGCTACTCTGTTCAAAGTCAATAGTGAACAAGCCAAAACGGGGCGTATACGACCCCCATTCATAATTATCGGTCAGCGACCAGTGCATATAGCCCACCAAGGGCACCCCCTCATGAATTAGCCGCTGCACCTGTTGTATGTGTGCCTCTAGAAACTCGCTGCGATGCAACTGATCGCCTCGGCGGCTAGCCACGCTGTTATCGGGTTTGCGTCGCAGGGCCATGCCGTTTTCAGCAATCAGCAACGATTGATTGGGATATTCCTGAGCATAATACTTGCAAAAGAAGTGCAATCCCTCTGGCAAACTGCGCCAATCCCACCATTTACTGGTGATGCCATTCATTAGCCAGGCCCGTAGCCCTTTACTGGCAAACTCAAAGTCAGAAAACATCGGTAAGCGCAGCGTATGAGCAATAAACGGATCGTAGTAGTCGATCGCGACGTAATCAAATACGCGGGAACGGGGCGACGTGTTGAGCGTGGTCAAGAAAAGATCGAGTTGCTCTAAGTCGAACGATCGATAGCCAAAAGAGTTTGAGACAAAGTGCACTAATCGTCCCAGTTGATAGGGGAGATCACGCCGAAATGGCAGCTTGGCATTGCGCAGTGCTGCCTCTAGCTGATTGGCTTTGCTGTGGATATAGTCTCGTAGGTGCGTCGGTTTAATGCCTTGCTGAACATGGTTCAATAGGTCCCAAATTACCTTTTCAGACCAGTACAAATCGCTGCAATAGGTGTTGAGTGACACCAACGGAGTAACCCAGCCTTGTGCTTCATAGATATCGTGAATGCAGTTATAGGCCAACACGTGCGCCGTTAGTAAATGGTTATAGGCCCGCAGAATGGTTTTCGGCCCAGGCAACACATCACTGGGAAACTGCCGCCCTAAGTAGGTGTTCAACACCAGAATATTTGGCTCGTTGATGGTGATGTACCAGTAAATTGGCGGTAATTGATACTGACTGACTAAGCGGCGATTGATGTGCATAACGCTAATGCGCACATAGTCCACAAACTGATCAATCGTGGCTTCTTCCAGCCAAGCATCGGTTCCAAGCCAAGCCGGGTGGGTGAAATGGTGTAGCGTGACGATCGGCTCTAGTCCTGCTTGACGACAGGCGGCAATGCGATCGGCATAGGCGTCCAGCGCTTGAGCATCAAAGCTGGGTGGGGGAGCTATACCCGGTTGGAGCGAAGGTTGAATGCGGGCCCATTCTAGCCCTAAGCGAAAGCTATTTAGTCCCATCTGCCGACAAGTCTGAAAATCCTCAGCATAGCGATGCCAAAACTCAGCGGCTTTACCTGTGCGCATCACCAGTTCTCTGGCTTCACTCAACGACCAGTTGTTCTGAGGTTGCCCGTTACCGTTATAGCCGCCTTCACTTTGGTAGCCTGATGTGGCCACGCCCCATAAAAACGGGTGCTGGGTTGTATTCGTGGATTGGCCGGCCGCGCTGGCTAGGGTTGGAGGGGGATTCAAATCATTCGCCATGAGTGGGTGGATGTGAGAAGGGAGGACAATTAATCAGTAGTGTGAGCAGCCGTGTGAGCAGCAGTGCCACTTGATTACACAGGTTGAGGCACGGTTTCACCACTTGGCTGTGTGCGCGATCGCCAGTCATCCATGACTCGCTCGGCAATGGTGAGGGCGGCGCGGGGTTGCCCAATTAACCGAGCACGATCTCGCATAAACGATAACTGTTCTGGATTGTTGAGCAGATGCAACACCGTTGGCGGTACCATCTCCGGCAGGCGCAACTGTACTCCGGCTCCATAGGCGGCAATGGCATCGGCATTCCATTCTTCTTGACCAGGGAATGGATCAATAATCACCATCGGGGTTCCGCGTGCGGCTACTTCACTAGTAATTAGACCACCTGCCTTGGTGATGACTAGATCGCTCGCCGTTACCAAATCATCGACGTAATCAATCATGCCTACCTTGCGCAACTGCATTTGCGGCCCGTTTTCTAGATCTTCGATGGCTTCTAACAGTTCTTCGTTGCGGCCTGCTGCTACTACCAACACGCCTGGACGGTTGCTTTCGAGTAACTGTGAGACTACCAGGCGTACGCGCTTACGGTGTAGTCCGCCGCCAAACAA
This genomic interval carries:
- a CDS encoding cation:proton antiporter subunit C, which produces MLEACVFATILCGFFGIIFKKNLVMKIISMDVMSTGVIAYYVLIAAREGFFTPIASTATVEPVAYSDPVPQAVILTAIVIGFSIQALMLVGVMKLARENPTLESREIEKNNTP
- the nspC gene encoding carboxynorspermidine decarboxylase; amino-acid sequence: MIDSHIPSPCYVLEEVKLIHNLELIDSVQQRAGITVLLALKGFAMFSAFPIVKRYLKGATASSLFEANLVREEFGGDLHLYLPAYQDAEFADLIQNATHITFNSLSQWQRFKNRTIAANLSPGLRINPEYSPVEQDIYNPAAPLSRLGIRAETLGNTLPKGIEGLHCHNLCESDSFALAETLKQIERRFGHHLPQIRWLNLGGGHLMTRQGYDVDHLVDLITDFKQRYPQLQIYLEPSSAIAWETGFLRATVLDLIPTPGPTIAMLDVSFTAHMPDCLEMPYKPRIRGARDPQPGEPTYRMGGLTCLAGDVMGMGDYYFATPLEVGDTVLFEDMIHYTMVKTSCFNGIKHPSIGIMRADNQFELIRVFDYNDYKRRLS
- a CDS encoding saccharopine dehydrogenase family protein; its protein translation is MSKVLIIGAGGVGNVVAHKCAQAESVFSKILLASRTKEKCDAIAQSIDHPFLATAQVDANQSNEVVALIRDFQPDIVINVALPYQDLPIMDACLETGVHYLDTASYEPPDEAKFEYKWQWEYHERYKQAGIMAVLGCGFDPGVTGIFTAYALKHHFDEIHYLDIVDCNAGNHGHLFATNFNPEINIREITQKGRYYENGQWIEIEPFSMQRSITYPDIGSRSSYLLYHEELESLVKHIPTLKRVRFWMTFSETYLTHLRVLQNVGMTRIDPVDYEGHKIVPLQFLKAVLPQPSKLGENYEGQTSIGCHIRGIKDGQEKTYYIYNNCDHAAAYREVGAQAISYTTGVPAMLGALMVLTGQWSEAGVFNVEQLNPDPFLEKLGSFGLPWHEVINQPSEFEVA
- a CDS encoding agmatinase family protein, translating into MTAIDHSFSAFNPSGIGLDNGNLLGLPFDYNTAETIVFGVPWEVTVSYGAGTAQGPQAVLNASRQLDLYDFDYPDGWKHGIFMPAISESILQTSHTLREQAAHLIDHLEQGGSVADHPKLKAVLDRINDECRSLNRWLYEQVRAALQQGKRPAVIGGDHSVPLGCIQALADQYPAFGILHIDAHADLRQAYEGFTFSHASIMYNVLDLPQVSKLVQVGIRDLCHDEVEVINQSQGRITAHYDPVLKQKLYGGASWIDLCQQIVADLPQHVYISFDVDGLDPKLCPHTGTPVPGGLELEQTFCLFREVVNSDRTIIGFDVSEVGNDEWDGNVGARTVYKLCNLMSLSQPQL
- a CDS encoding CHAT domain-containing protein gives rise to the protein MTQEFDISVTPVGQDEYLVRTERVAPGVPLAEEQVRWPIEKWLVQARQLMNDPLMGLLQGHAPASTLRDRSGLSSTVSLPNGVSSSVGLPDSHPSFSLVELGQQLYSALFQGTLRDSWVTAQGIAQHRNETLRLRLGLKGQQVLRLPWEVLYANDTPAERQPGSVGAASRPLTAGTHVIFSRYQPNVRLAVESLISTPEPNQPLRVLMVIAAPTDRERLKLEQEATRLQQELQNQVAPTPDAVATPLPDVQLTILKQPGREQLTQALEQGRYQVLHYAGHSDLGANGGSLYLVNPRTGLTEILTGNDLAGLLVNNGIRLAVFNSCRGAYTAASNSNQPQERNLAETLVSRGIPAVLAMAEQIPDNVALTLTWLFYRNLKLGYPIDLSLSRARQGLISAYSSHQLYWALPVLYLHPEFDGYVIPIQPVANPAERLVLLPQLYGAFSLTGAEDGMPISRPVWPARSPYDTVQPSLTSTHQASDWTNDTADLEQTYEEDASLVADLLRQLSSSDAALPGSTASPLAPVAMPVAKPTSAPVANPVMQQDKPPTAVIAERQPEAAPLAVATPTAVESNQTEPLSARRRLLKPVVGTLSAAAVVAIGIWSYSQIQSGGLGLQFPDNSSLPIVGSLNLQTADSEAVKTFAINHFRRQQYAEGEAAVTALLDRGELQAAAEALAAVPTSVDTPEINYLWGRLSWQGIDTGSPVHTLADARRYWELAANAAPDNPKYQEALGFAYYAENQPLRAMQTWNRALNTLEQAPAVTLAAADTSSANMVAAEETALQERLTVYAGIALALWDASIGQSPAQQENLIRKAARLYQMVQQQDPNNFRADVLQRNWLWKDATVRDWQALSRIQP
- the psb34 gene encoding photosystem II assembly protein Psb34 translates to MPYTTEDGGRLNNFAVEPKVYKAEPPTQKQKVQYLIMGLGAVALVGGLLVIAVSVS
- a CDS encoding DUF1622 domain-containing protein, whose amino-acid sequence is MDLEAVGSLAATIVKRLDIILISVCQLLALFVIAVGVSRALLIYLRGLITHLPSAEAFQQSRLTMGYAFSLGLSFLVGATILKTMNSSRWEDIAQLAAIITVRTVLNHLLLQAIRNSDRIQDSDESPNGISTTASTQPTPFSRSEV
- a CDS encoding glycoside hydrolase family 1 protein, encoding MANDLNPPPTLASAAGQSTNTTQHPFLWGVATSGYQSEGGYNGNGQPQNNWSLSEARELVMRTGKAAEFWHRYAEDFQTCRQMGLNSFRLGLEWARIQPSLQPGIAPPPSFDAQALDAYADRIAACRQAGLEPIVTLHHFTHPAWLGTDAWLEEATIDQFVDYVRISVMHINRRLVSQYQLPPIYWYITINEPNILVLNTYLGRQFPSDVLPGPKTILRAYNHLLTAHVLAYNCIHDIYEAQGWVTPLVSLNTYCSDLYWSEKVIWDLLNHVQQGIKPTHLRDYIHSKANQLEAALRNAKLPFRRDLPYQLGRLVHFVSNSFGYRSFDLEQLDLFLTTLNTSPRSRVFDYVAIDYYDPFIAHTLRLPMFSDFEFASKGLRAWLMNGITSKWWDWRSLPEGLHFFCKYYAQEYPNQSLLIAENGMALRRKPDNSVASRRGDQLHRSEFLEAHIQQVQRLIHEGVPLVGYMHWSLTDNYEWGSYTPRFGLFTIDFEQSSDRLMIDHLGDRPSETYARLIQNIQVEAEIRRSPSATDQR